The following coding sequences lie in one Cannabis sativa cultivar Pink pepper isolate KNU-18-1 chromosome 5, ASM2916894v1, whole genome shotgun sequence genomic window:
- the LOC115716589 gene encoding spermine synthase isoform X2: MAGDAGRGLECQKTMDGKESNGNGLKKAIPSCCLKAKASAPELEAKCHSTVVSGWFSASKSDKSGKVVYFNNPMWPGEAHSLKVERVLYKGQSEFQEVLVFESSAYGKVLVLDGIIQLTEKDECAYQEMIAHLPLCSISSPKTVLVVGGGDGGVLREICRHSSVEHIDICEIDKMVIDVSKEFFPELAVGFEDPRVHLHIDDAVKFLRDAPEGRYDAIIVDSSDPVGPAQELVEKPFFETIAKALRPGGVLCNMAESFWLHTHLIQDMISVCRDMFKGSVHYAWTSVPTYPSGVIGFLICSTEGPPVDFKNPVNPIEKLEGAVKHKRELKFYNSEVHRAAFALPTFVKREVSLLGDSPTPAR; this comes from the exons atggCGGGCGACGCAGGAAGAGGTTTGGAATGCCAGAAGACTATGGATGGGAAGGAGAGTAATGGAAATGGTTTGAAAAAGGCCATACCTTCTTGCTGCTTAAAGGCTAAGGCTTCAGCCCCTGAACTTGAAGCAAAATGCCATTCCACAGTTGTCTCTGGGTGGTTCTCAGCTTCTAAATCTG ACAAATCTGGTAAAGTTGTTTATTTCAACAATCCGATGTGGCCTG GAGAAGCTCATTCCCTGAAAGTAGAACGTGTTTTGTACAAGGGACAGTCAGAGTTTCAAGAGGTTCTGGTTTTTGAG TCTTCAGCATATGGAAAAGTGCTAGTTCTTGATGGCATCATCCAGCTCACTGAGAAAGATGAATGTGCCTACCAGGAGATGATTGCGCATCTTCCCCTTTGTTCGATCTCCTCACCCAAAACT GTTCTTGTTGTTGGTGGTGGTGATGGTGGTGTTCTTAGGGAAATTTGTCGGCACAGTTCTGTCGAACACATTGATATATGTGAGATAGATAAGATGGTTATTGAT GTCTCTAAGGAGTTTTTTCCAGAGCTAGCTGTTGGATTTGAGGACCCTCGTGTCCATCTTCATATTGATGATG CTGTTAAATTTTTGAGGGATGCACCTGAAGGGAGATATGATGCTATTATAGTGGATTCATCAGACCCTGTTG GTCCTGCTCAAGAGCTTGTTGAGAAACCATTTTTTGAGACAATAGCTAAAGCATTAAGGCCTGGTGGTGTTCTCTGCAACATGGCGGAAAGTTTCTGGCTTCATACACATCTTATTCAAGACATGATTTCTGTTTGCCGGGACATGTTTAAAGGTTCAGTTCATTATGCATGGACAAGTGTTCCCACCTACCCAAG TGGTGTCATAGGTTTTCTAATATGCTCGACCGAGGGGCCACCCGTTGATTTCAAGAATCCAGTCAATCCTATTGAAAAGCTAGAAGGAGCTGTCAAACATAAAAGAGAACTTAAGTTCTATAACTCAGAG GTGCACAGAGCCGCGTTTGCCTTGCCAACGTTTGTGAAGAGGGAGGTGAGCTTACTTGGTGATAGTCCAACCCCGGCTCGGTGA
- the LOC115716589 gene encoding spermine synthase isoform X1: MAGDAGRGLECQKTMDGKESNGNGLKKAIPSCCLKAKASAPELEAKCHSTVVSGWFSASKSVTDKSGKVVYFNNPMWPGEAHSLKVERVLYKGQSEFQEVLVFESSAYGKVLVLDGIIQLTEKDECAYQEMIAHLPLCSISSPKTVLVVGGGDGGVLREICRHSSVEHIDICEIDKMVIDVSKEFFPELAVGFEDPRVHLHIDDAVKFLRDAPEGRYDAIIVDSSDPVGPAQELVEKPFFETIAKALRPGGVLCNMAESFWLHTHLIQDMISVCRDMFKGSVHYAWTSVPTYPSGVIGFLICSTEGPPVDFKNPVNPIEKLEGAVKHKRELKFYNSEVHRAAFALPTFVKREVSLLGDSPTPAR, translated from the exons atggCGGGCGACGCAGGAAGAGGTTTGGAATGCCAGAAGACTATGGATGGGAAGGAGAGTAATGGAAATGGTTTGAAAAAGGCCATACCTTCTTGCTGCTTAAAGGCTAAGGCTTCAGCCCCTGAACTTGAAGCAAAATGCCATTCCACAGTTGTCTCTGGGTGGTTCTCAGCTTCTAAATCTG TTACAGACAAATCTGGTAAAGTTGTTTATTTCAACAATCCGATGTGGCCTG GAGAAGCTCATTCCCTGAAAGTAGAACGTGTTTTGTACAAGGGACAGTCAGAGTTTCAAGAGGTTCTGGTTTTTGAG TCTTCAGCATATGGAAAAGTGCTAGTTCTTGATGGCATCATCCAGCTCACTGAGAAAGATGAATGTGCCTACCAGGAGATGATTGCGCATCTTCCCCTTTGTTCGATCTCCTCACCCAAAACT GTTCTTGTTGTTGGTGGTGGTGATGGTGGTGTTCTTAGGGAAATTTGTCGGCACAGTTCTGTCGAACACATTGATATATGTGAGATAGATAAGATGGTTATTGAT GTCTCTAAGGAGTTTTTTCCAGAGCTAGCTGTTGGATTTGAGGACCCTCGTGTCCATCTTCATATTGATGATG CTGTTAAATTTTTGAGGGATGCACCTGAAGGGAGATATGATGCTATTATAGTGGATTCATCAGACCCTGTTG GTCCTGCTCAAGAGCTTGTTGAGAAACCATTTTTTGAGACAATAGCTAAAGCATTAAGGCCTGGTGGTGTTCTCTGCAACATGGCGGAAAGTTTCTGGCTTCATACACATCTTATTCAAGACATGATTTCTGTTTGCCGGGACATGTTTAAAGGTTCAGTTCATTATGCATGGACAAGTGTTCCCACCTACCCAAG TGGTGTCATAGGTTTTCTAATATGCTCGACCGAGGGGCCACCCGTTGATTTCAAGAATCCAGTCAATCCTATTGAAAAGCTAGAAGGAGCTGTCAAACATAAAAGAGAACTTAAGTTCTATAACTCAGAG GTGCACAGAGCCGCGTTTGCCTTGCCAACGTTTGTGAAGAGGGAGGTGAGCTTACTTGGTGATAGTCCAACCCCGGCTCGGTGA